The genomic stretch ttctgtttttttacATCCTTTCCCCTATCCCATACTGCATAGCAAGAAGATTGGTAGATGACACGGATGCTACAAGTAATGCCTGCAAGGAGTTAGCAATATTCCTTACAACAGGCATTGTGGTCTCAGCGTTTGGGCTGCCCATAGTGTTTGCAAGAGCAGAACTGGTTAGTAATATTTCAAGCTGTgattgctttttggttttttttctagaaaactTCGTTCttcctgtttgtttggggttttttttaattgaagttAAAGCTTTCATGCACTAAATAATTCTTATAATTACATACTTTTGGAACCAGAATAAGAGTTCTTTTGGCAAGAAAAATCAATACAGAAACAGGAGCATGGCAGAACATTGTGATTGCCAATTGCTTCACGTGGTCATGGAATAAAGCCTAACAAAGCAATGCAGAGAAAATGAGACAGAAAATACTGTGAAAACTTAACAGGGAAGTAACCAAATATAGAAGTGTAAAGAGTACTTTGAAgacagtttgtggaatagttGGGCTAAAGCAGcatgagaaaacaaacaaacaaacaaaatgcatttttgtaCTGACTGTAAATGATATtggtgtaattttttaaaacttccaGGTTCTCATTACATACTTCCTGGTATACGGCTTTTcactaaaatactttaaaagttcACTTTTGAAGTGGATGTCAGAAGGCACTACCAAGTCAAAAAACATGGAGTGCACTTTCATAAATGTCTTTAGGCAAGAACAGTTCAAATGGGCAGTTCAAATGCCTCACATCCTTTGAGTAATCCACTTACTCTCCTGTGAAAACATCCACCTCCTTTTTTGTTGCTCGGGTTTTGAAGACCTTAAATATCTGTTTTAAACAGTCTTACAGCATACCTGGGCTGCAGATGTGTTTGATGCTGTTGTCTAGCCTTACTCTACATACCAAACCAGTTGAGCCTGCTAGCCAATGCTTTGAGTACAGCTGGAAGAAACTTGCAGTGCTGCTTGGCTGGCTGTGAATTTGTCAAGTAATTTTGGGTAAACCCAGCCTGCTTGGTGTAAGCGCAAGTAATGAGACATTGCCTCTTGCATCATGGACATGTTACTGAGCTTTGCTGAGAATGGGGCAATAAGATGTTACCTTTTGTCTTGTTAGGGTTCAACTCCAAACGTGTCTAACTGAATTCCCCCTGTTCACAGATTTACTGGGGCGCGTGTGCACTCGTTCTTACCGGGAATACAGTCATCTTTGCCACGATCCTAGGATTTTTCTTGGTCTTTGGCAGCAATGACGACttcagctggcagcagtggTGAAAGGAAGATAAGAGAACTATCCACAGGCATCTTGTCATGCAGTGGCCATCCATACAAATGAGAGAATGGGCAATAAAGAGAAGTAGCGTAGCAAGCCTCTTGAGTATTCTAGATGCTCCTTTTGACATTGTTCGTTCTGAGTGTACTACTGTTGCTGACAGGGTTTCTACGTTTTTATGAAGTGGAGAGATGATTGATTTCATTTTTACCTATGGTATGTTTTTAGGTGCTCTCTTGGTTTAAAATTGTTATCCTTCTGTCCAATGTTTTATGTGAAGCTTTAAACCAGGAACAACATTTAAACATAGTTTCAAAGAGTTAAAgttggggggttttggtggggtttttttggttttctttttgttttttaagttaAGCATTAATActatgtttcatttttttttttaataccaggATTAAGTTATATACAAGCTGAATGGAGGTAAGAGATTGTCCACCACCATTGCCAATTACCAGATCAATAGATTGTTGCTATATTTTAGCAGAGGCAAGGTGGGCTGGAGAGTACTGGTTGCAGATTTTCTTCTGCCCATACCTCAGACTGGGTGATGAATGTTGATAGCCTTCATTTCAAGAGAAGGCTGAGGAGCAGGTAGAGTTATCTGGGAGAAGAGTCCTAAATTTTAACACCACTAGCTCTTTTACCTGCTTTGTTACCGATTCTGTGGATGTGACATTCAAATACTCTGTAAATGTATTGATGCTGACATACAAAACAAGTGTATTGTAGGGGAAGAGAAAATGATgtttaaattccattttttaaaaaaagtatcttTTGAACTCTTTCTATTTATAAGTATTGTATGGTTTTGAAGTTTTATGTCAACTTTTTACCACAAAGATGGTAAAATGTTCATTTATGGAACTACTGGTCTGTGTTAATTTGAAGCATATACAAAGctatttcctcctctccctttttaatttattttatacatagcatatatatatataaatatataataaaacagcttttaaaatgtaGATTAAAACTTTGTGTTAAACTTGCCtgagtttttcccccccttttttttttggttttttttccccctcaatgcAGCTGAGGCACGACTTTTTCGGAAGTCACTGGCTGAACTGATGTCATTGACTGTTTTTAAGTTCTTATGCACTATTGGTTAATAAGATTTACTGTTATGTCTGTAACTGTAGCTTGTGTTCTGTAAGATTGCACATGTAGCTTCAAGTATTTAAGACAAGTTTTCTGCATACCTCTCAATTgtctggattttttgtttgaagAAATCTGCCATTAGACATTCCATTACAACACAGTTGATGAGTACCACTTAACCAGGTGTGCCTGTACCGTGTGCAGTGATGACCTTGACCAAACTTACTtctaaacttttatttttcaattctttaaaaataagtcTATGAAACTTAACCATGTAGAATTAAAAGCTGGCAGTTGCTTAGGTTTTGCTTAACAGTATGAAAAGGCACAGAACTGCAGGTCTTAGCTGTAGTAGTTGTGCGTGGATGCAAACAAAGTATAAAGCttgcatatgtatatatatatgtatatatatgtgttcATAAATGTATATGGATATATACAAAGTCTGGTAGTAATGGGGTGTGCTCCAGGAACCGGTACTGGCAGGTGGGACCAGCAGGGGTGTAGGTACCTACACACGCTGCTTTGTTAATGTCCTGTGTGTGAAACAGAGCAACAAGCAGGTACCAAGGCTCCAGTGCAGAAGCCAGTCCAAAGCAGACGGTATTTCAAGCATAGACAAGTGCTTCACCAGGCTGCCTGTGATGGTGGTGTTTGGAGCTGCATGGGGGCTATAGTATCACgtgtttcttcccctttttcagcAAGATTTCTGCACCCAGGCCCCCAGTACAATGGAAGCTTCAGAAAATCTTCCATATCAGTAGCTAAAGGTGCAGTCCTCTGCAGTCCTTACAAAGGAAGAATGCCTAGGACTTGTACAAATATGAATCTGTTacctatttctttttcatggtCAGGAACAGTTTTCTCCTTCATTCCTGAAGCCACATGATGCTATTTTCTGAATCACTGGTCATGGAGCTGACTGTGTATGTATCAATGgtgcattttttgtttgttaattGCATTACAGCACTCCCTCCTTGCTTGCACACCAAGTACATGCAGTATTGCTCTGATTTATGAGCGAGACACTTGAGAGGTATGATCCTTCCATATATAATGCACTGAGATTATGTTACCATCCTTCTAGAGGGAAAAACTTCGAGCGATACAAATTTTAAATAGCAATCTTGAGTTCTGTATGTTCAATCAAAAATACTCTAATAAAAAGAGTATTTTGTTTAAAGTATTAATTGTTCTTTCTCCAATGTGGTTGTCATTCCTGTGGAAGAGATGACACTGGATTGCTCACCAGTCCTTCAGAGTGAGTATTTGTGTTGTTTACCTGGAACTGCTCTATAAAGAGGGGCTCCAGTGTCCAAGTTGCACTGAGCTGACTTTTTTGGTCATACCTCACATGACAgttttttctgcagtttctgCTTGAAAGCCAAATCCTGATATATTGGTGGTGTTATACAAAGTGATGGCCACCTTCACCctgagtcacaccatgtgcctgagagcattgtcacAAAGCTTCTTGAattgtcaggcttggtgctgtgcccacttccctggggagcctgttccaatgcccaaccaccctctgagtgAAGGACCTTTTCCTCATATGTAGCCTAGACCTTCCCTGACTGAGCTCCTTTCTGTTTccttgagtcctgtcactggtcagaGTGAAGAGGTCGTACttgcccttcctcttcctctcatgAGGATATTGAAGACCATAAGGACGTCTCCcctctctccaggctgaacaagccaagtaacctcagctgctcctcacgcagcttcccctcaaggcccttcaccattcctatggccctcctctggacactctctaacaacttaatgtattttttatactgtggcacccagccctgcccccagcactcgaggtgaggctgccccagagcagagcagagtgggacaatcccctcccctgcccggctggccatgctgtgcctgatgccccccagggcacgcttggccctcctggctgccagggcactgctggctcatgttcagcttgccatggaccaggacccccaggtgcctttctgcagcactgctctccagcctctcgtTCTCCCGTCTGTACACACAACCAGGGTTGCCCAGGTGCAGAACCCGCACTTGCCCTTGTTACACTTCATACTCGCAGCGTTGCCCGCAGGAGTAAGACCTTGTAGCGCACTGACACAATCACAGATCACCGGCGAGGGGCGGGGCGAGAGGAGGcgccgggaggggcggggctgcCGGAAGGGCACCAGCGCCGGTGAGGGGCGGGGCCCCGCTCGGCACTTCCGCTTCCGGCGCAGCACCGCCCCCGCGACGTGTGTCTGGTCCCGGTGCCAAGATGGCGGCAgccgcgggggcggcggcggcggcggggctgtgGAGCGAGGTGAACCGCTGCGGCCAGAACGGCGACTTCGCTCGCGCACTCAAGTCCGTCAATAAGAGTGAgtgcggcggcagcgccggcccCCGCCCCCCGGGTCTGGGGTCTCTGCCCGGGCGCGTTGGCCTTGTGGAGGAGCGCTGCCGTGTGGCGGGGAGTGGGTGGTGTCCGTCTGTAGGCTTCGTGCCGGGAGCAGGGCTGCGGGCAAAGGCTCCGGGGATCTTACTGTGTTGGGGTAGAGGGAAGAGGGGCAGCCGGGGCCCAGGCTCCGCTGCTGTACCACAACCATCGGGTGCTTGTGTTGCATCGCGCATCCCTTGCTGTGGGCCAAGCCTTCGAGGAAAACTCGTGTGTTTTCCTTCCGTTTTGATCATGGGAGAAAGGAGGGCTTTTCCCCCGGGAACTGGAGAAGTGGTGTTGTGCATATGGACCAACTGACTTGGGAGCAATAACTTGCTCGGAACGGAGAGTCCGCGTTGAGGTGTGTTGTTTTTGTAGCTTGGCATCCAAAAGGGGATTACAGTATAAGGCACGTTGTGGTTAAAAGTTCTGTCTTTGCTGCTTGTAGGCAGTAGGGATTCATCTCCTCTCCTAGAAAAGCTGGCATCCAAGAAAAAATCAAGTAGCAGAACTCATGCCTCTCTTCTAGTTCTCCCTCGCTGTCATCCACTGGCAGAAAGTTTTAGCATGTAAAGTGATTCCCTGACAAGAGCCACACTGTTCTTGTGTAcctgctgttttccttcctggGTATCCTTTATGTGGCACTGGGGCCTTGGCACTGTGTTCTCTGCCTGGAAGTGAAATGCCATTGAAAGGTTTGCCCAGGTGTATAGAGCCCCTTTGGTGCATCCCTCTTCTGGACATGTTAGCACAGCGGATGCTTTGGGTAAGTTCAGGATTTATGCTGGATACTTTTATCCTGATGGGGTTTGTTTCATGATCTGAGCCAAAGCAAGCCACGCCAGGATGCTTTAAGTTGACGTGACCACTGTCTAGGATGGGTTTTTGCAGCTGTAACAATATGAGGCTCTTTAAAAGCTTGAGTGTGTTTGATAGTGAGTTGGATTGTTGTGTTGAAACTGGTTTCTTCTCCAGTACTGCAGATCAACAAAGACGATGTGACTGCACTTCAGTGTAAAGTAGTGTGTCTTATCCAGAATGGGAACTTCAAGGAAGCCCTTGGTGTAATCAATACCCACACTAAAGTGTTAACCAGGTGAGTTGTGGTTTGCTGTGCTCTACAAAATATGAAACTCCTAAGTCCTTGAGAAGCTGCTGCAGGGTCCGTGGAGGGGACTAATAAAGCAGCAAAATAAAGAGCAGGATATGCTCAGAGACATTGGGGTTGGTCTTCTTAGTGACACACTGATATTTGGGAGGAGGTGAGATGGGGTCTGGTTGAGTTTGAGGCAGTCTTAAACATCCTGCTGTTACTGTTGAAGGGATTGTCCCTAACCTAATTTTCAGCCACTTTCATGTGCTGATTCTGCTTGTAGGTACGGCTGGGTAGCACAGCTGGGACAAGAGAAAGGGACAGATCTCtcagggagagaagggagaagcCTTGTTGGTGGCAGTGAGCTGTTGGCTCTGCTTGCCTGTCTCACCATACGGCTCTTTGGGGTCCTTTTCTCTGCCAGCCTGAAGAAACTACCTCAGCTTCTGGGGTGGTGCAAGCCCTTTGTGCATCCTCTCAAAATCAGGACCTCAGAGACAAACTGTTTAAGAACAAGTCAAGCTTCCCATTTGTGTCATTAAGATTCTAATTTTATTCCTCATAAGGATGCTCTTTGTGCAATGACAAGGATGAAAAGTGCTACCCAAGAACTGGCTGGCAGCaaaatttttgtatttcagttACTGTTCTTATTAAGGAACTTCCCAGAAAGGTGTGTTGAAGTTATCAGTGTGATGAAACATACCCTTGTTTTTGTTCACATCTGAGTAACACATAATTACCCTGTTCACCAGTTCCTTCTTACCTGGGACAAAAGGGTTTAATTCAAGTTTTTTagcttattattttattatttggtAAGGAGGaggaatattttgttttatattcAACTGGTTTCAGAGTTCTTCCTATAACTTCTTTAGGTTCACTCTACTGTGTGTCTGTTTCTatgccctgcagagcaaggAAAGTGGCGGTTCTTGGTCTGTCTTGGAAGTTTTCCTGTCCTTCACTGAGGCTGCTTTGCTTTAATTCTAAATGCCATTAATTTTCAAACTTCCTCAATACTCAGTTGAATCGAGATAATTTTAAATAGGCAAAGAAAAGCTGATTATAAGTGGCCGCAGGCATGAACTAAAGGAATTGCTGATTAATTTTCCTTTGGCTTAACTGGTAACTCAGGGAGTAGGTGGAACATAGCATTCAAGGCTCTGCTTCTTTGAGAATGCTTCCCTGCTGGTGTGAGCTTGCTTTGAAGCCAGTTTTATGTTGGCAAAAGCAAACCCTTTTGCTGCAGTTCTGCTGTGATGATATTTCAAAATAGGTTAATGTTACCTTTGTCTTGGTATCGGCCTGTAAGTGGGACTGTGTTTTAggccttttcctttctctctctctgtgagtcaattatctttaaaagtgttctgtggcaATAGTTCATTGCAATGCGATCCCTTCTCCTTAAGAAAATGTCACAGAATGAAGTTTGCTATTGTTTTACCTTTTAAGCATTTGATTAGCATAATCAATAGGCAGTCTGGAGCAGAGAGGATTTGGAATGCTATGTGTGTGGAAATGCCATTAAAAAGGAACCTTTTTTTTTGGATGAAGTTTTGATACGTTTTCTCTGTTGAACACAAAGTAGATAGAAGATACTTTCAGTGCACAACAGATACATAATTCAGTAATCTGGGATCATGTGTTTGGATTTTTGGTTATGTAGCAGTCTGTGACTAATTAGGGCTGCTTATATGTGGGTGAATGCTGTTGAATGGAAACCAGTGCATGCTGTCAGCCTTTGTCTTGTCCTTGCAGTGACGTTATTGCCTTTGAGAAGGCCTACTGTGAATACAGGTTGAACCGTATTGAAAGTGCTCTCAAGACCATTCAGAGTGCCAGTCAGCAGACAGACAAACTGAAGGAGCTTTATGGACAAGTGGTAATTACaagcttttcttcctggtgGGAGTTTCATATGCTGGATGCCTTGTCCCTCCTTTAGTGGGGGGACAAGTATGGGGACAGAATTTCCTTCTCTGGCTTGAAGGTAAGGACAGGTACGGTTCCAACTGCTCAAACTTTTGTGGAACTTCAGTTGCCTGTTTCTGAAGATAGAGTCATCATGATCTTATTCCCACTGAACCAAAACAATACATCTGTGACTTCCACTCCCTTCCTGGCTTGGTATTAGCCATCTGGTTGAGGAAGAAAGAGATCTGATGGGATTTGTTAGTGTTTCAGCCATCTGTTTGCATTAGATGTGTCTTCAGGAATGGTTTGTGGGACCTGACATCTGAAGCATTAAAAGTGATGCAGAAAAgaagttttgttttttcctctcgTTTTTTCCTGGTTGATCAGAACAATTTTGTGAAGAATTGGCTATCTTCTCTCAGCTGCATGAAAGACcattcatttaatttctttcttagaGAGGCGATCTAATTTGGAAGAAGGCTATTTGAGGACAAAACTGAGTAAACTGCTGCTTTTAAAGAAGCTGTTTTAGGAGTAAGAACTGTGTCATTTTTGTGCAGGTATCTGGTGTCACTGCTTGAGTCTTTGCAAGTACAGTCTGTATAGTTTGCCCCTAAAAGGTAGATGCAAATGTTAGTAGTGTTCAGCTTAAAACATATGATGCTCTGCTGCCCCCAGTccatggggagggaggagggaggctgTAGTTACCAGCATGCACAGAAAAATACTGTTCTGAAGGCTAATCCCTTTCCTTTCTCAGTTGTACAGACTGGAGCGTTATGATGATTGTCTGGCTGCATACAGGGACCTCATCCGCAACTCCCAGGATGAGTatgaggaggagagaaaaaccAACCTCTCTGCTGTTGTGGCAGCACAAAGCACATGGGAGAAGGTGGTGCCAGTAAGTGAGTATGTGTGTCTATGGGTGTAAGAGTGAGAGCCAAGGAATAAGGGATACAGGTTGTATTGAGCTGTAGATATTGAACAGGACAGAAATGTGTTCCTGTCTCTTAAAGATTTCTGAGTGTGTTGAAGATCACCTATTATTGTTCATGAATTACACTTCACCTTTGATCTCTAGAAAGCTTGTACTATTAGATGTTACAGCAGAACAGGAAGTAGATTTTCCTGAACCTGCATTAGCAGAACACCTGTGGTGACTAGCACTTTCCTCTCTCATTACCCTCTTGCCCAGGGTTAAAGCTAATCGCTCTGATCACCCAGCTGTGCTTGGGAACATTTTTGTTAAGAACAGTGCAGATTGTAATGTTTTGCTTAGAAATCCTTGTCCTTGGACGTGTGCACAGCGTGCTCAGCTTTCTGttcagtgctgtggatccactTTCTAATTCTCTAGAGCAGCAGTTCTTACCTGCCCTTTTGCACCAGCCTAAGTAGTCCTCAGGTTCAGGCTGGAGTTCCCTTGCTGCCTTGTCAGTTGCCTCCGACTTTGTGCAGTGTGAGGGAAGAAAATCCTTTGTGCTGCAGCTTACTTGCCAGGTGTGTGCCCTGTTCAAATTGCCtcttaaatttattttgcaaGGATTAGTTTGAATGTACAGGAAATCTCTAGTTTGTGTCCATTGCCTGTCAAATCTGTACAAATCAGTTGGTGTTTATGCAGTGTTATATTTGTTTTTCATGCTAGGAGGATTTAGGCCTTCGAGAAGCTACCTACGAGCTGTGTTATAACAGTGCGTGTGCATTGATTGGGCAAGGAAAGCTGAATGAAGCAATGAAAAAACTACAAAAAGCAGAAGGTAAAAGCCTGGTGAGGTGAGAGGGAAGTTTTGTGTGATAGAAGTAGTTATTTGCTCTCTGTAGACACAAATCAGAGGAAAAGAGGTTTTGAGAATTTAAAAACTGACCAGCAGCAGGATTTGTTGCAAAGCTGGTGTTTTTGTAGAAGTGTTCCTCTGTAACTCTTTTCCAGAGCCATGCAGTATGTACCATCTCCTGGCTCTCCTATAGCTCCCTGACATGTGTTCAATAACTTTGAGCAGTTTTTTGAAGCAGGATGTAGATGTGGGTGTAATTGCTTCTCATAAGCATGAGATGTCTCATCTGTTCTAACTCCTGATTTTGTTAGTATGAGTATGTATTTAAATACATGCTATAAAAGTTCAAAATACTTCATGGTATGAAATTAGTATAAGCCAGTAAATGAGCTTTTAgcaaagaagatttttttttcctctgggatgAAAGGGGGATTCTGTCTGTTTAAAAAGCAGGTTGGGAAGAGAACTAGGAAGGACTAGTTCTGTTTGATCTAATTGCTCTTGCAGATAAATGGGTCAGTTCTGTGTCAGTTTTGATGAAGAATAACAACTGTCCCATACAACTGATAAGCGTGTGTAATTTGAGCCTGTGTCCTTTGGTAGTAATCCTTTGGAGAGCAAACAAGTGATATTCTGGTGAAGTATGAGAAAGTTAAGAACTGACTAGTATGGATGCTGAAAACTAACAGAATTGATGCCACATAAAGCTTGATGTAAACTGAATATTGCAGGTTTGCAGCACTTAACTCACAAGACAGTTGCAGCTGAGTGATCCCTATGGGAAAAATCAGATACTATATCTAAGGAAATTTGCTTAGGAGAGAAATTGAGTGTCTGGGAGGGACAGTATCTTCTGTGCCCTTGATATTTCTTCCATATCATTTAGTTTGCTCCCTCATACTCAGTCCCATCCATCATCAGACTTGTAGTCTGTTGTGCCCTTGTAGTGCTGCAGAAATTTCAGGGATACATGAAAACGTTCTATGTTCCCCCATGCTTCTTgcctgtttttttctccctaaagCCTTCTAAATTGTGTGttttttcaatttgtttttccttgcaGAGCTGTGCCGCCAGTCACTGTCAGAAGACTCTGTAAGTTCTTGATGTTCTGGAGAGTGTTTGCTTTGCAGCAGCGGGAGCGAGGGTGCAGTCACCAAGTGCAGAGAGCCAGAGGAGCgccagtgctgctctgctggtaCCAGCTTGTGAGGCTGGGGCAGCCGTCATGGCTGTTGCAGGAGGGCAGCTGACGCTGCAAGCTGTTTGCTGCTGTGCTCCTTGCATAGTTGCCTGTTCTGGGGCAGGTAGAAGGGTACAGGTTGTCTGAAACCTCCCTGTGACCTACCCCTGCTAGGGATGAATACTTTTGAGTGGGTGGTGACAAACAGGGAATTTGTAACCGATCATTGCAGAGGGGCAGATTCAATGTACAAGTTAAGGTAATCTTCAGATTCTCGCTGGAGTAGGTGAAGCTTTGTTTTCTCCCAGTTTAGCTCAGATGTGCTTCTGTTTGTGCTGTGGCTGCAACCTTCACCTGTGGCAGCTGGGGTACTTTGCCGCTAATACTGCCCAGGAATGCTCACAGATGTTTGCCAGCAGAATGCTGAAGCCAGGGGCAGAGAGGTGAGATAGCAGCTTTTTactttttgctttgattttcctTCAGGATGTGACAGAGGAAGACATTGAGGCTGAACTGGCTATTATTCATGGTCAGATGGCTTATATCATGCAACTGCAGGGGCGTACAGAGGATGCTCTACAGCTCTACAATCAAATAATCAAGTTGAAGTAaggaggtttctttttttcaacaAATGCTCAGCCTTCCATCTGTGAGAGACCGCTGTTCAGTAACAGtatgctttctgcttttcttatttGCAGGCCAACAGATGTAGGACTCCTTGCTGTCATTGCAAATAATATCATCACAATTAACAAGGTAAAGAATTTCATTGCAGTTACTCAGCTTGCTTCTCTGCTTCTGTAGAGGGAAGGGAGATAATCAGTAAAGACATTTTCTTAAACAGTAGTTAAATTGCAAACCCAGGGaccttttcttcttcaaggAATGTAGTGAAATCTTCTCATGATGTGCAATTTCCCCAGGACCAAAATGTCTTTGATTCAAAGAAAAAGGTGAAGCTGACCAATGCAGAAGGTGTTGAGCATAAACTCTCCAAGAAGCAGCTCCAGGCGATTGAATTCAACAAAGCTTTGCTTGCAATGTACACTAACCAGGTAGGGGAGACTGATCTGCAGTAAGTAGCTACAGATTAAATCCACGGGACTTTGACTGGGCAAAAATGGAGATGCAGCTGTTCTATGTTAGAAGATAAGGCCATTTGGTTTAGGCACATAAGtgagcagaaaaacaaaatcatcCCTGAAAACACAACTCTCTGTTTAGTGACTTGGGTATTGCTGTAGGGAAGGGATATGGGGGTTCTTAGATGTGTCTGAAGTGCCACTAAGAGGACTTCATCTTGGTTCTGTGTACTCATTTCAGGGGAGTCATTGCTAGTATCTCTTCTTAGATACTGTTGGTTTCTTAGCCCTGTGTAAGGTGCTCGCTGAGGTTGAGAAAAGTGTattctctcttccctctcctcagGCAGATCAGTGCCGCAAGCTGTCAGCAAGCCTGCAGtcccagagccctgagcaccTGCTCCCTGTGCTTATCCAGGCAGCCCAGCTGTGTCGTGAGAAGCAGCATGCAAAGGCCGTAGGGCTTCTGCAGGTAGGTTAAGAGAAAGTTGGCCAAGCTCCATTTAAATTTGTGCTTTGTGTTCTCCTGTGCTGTTTTCCCTTAGTATGTCTTGTTTGGTTTCAATTTCATGGGGTATCTGACTCCTTATTTTGGTTTGGTCTAATGCTACTGGAAAGCCTTCACACCCAGTTGAACAATTCTGCTTTTAAAGGGAAATAGTTCCCTTACACCTCTGATTTTTATGCTTAGGAAGCTGTAGTAGACTTCTAGGGTAAGCAGTAGGCTTTGTTGCTCTGTTTACAcccttttttttggagggaatgAGTGGCCTGGGACAGAAATCTGAAAGGGCAGACTTGGGGGTCCTCCTCTGCTGTGTGCTGAAGCCTGCCTGTGCTGGAAAGCTTCTTTTGGCTCTTGCCAGCTTGCTGTGACTGAGCATGACATATGATTCACCAAAGCAGCAGCCTGCTGCCCACACACAAGTTGAACTGTTGTTTCTTCTGACTCTCAGGACTTTGCAGACCAGCACCCTGCCAATGCAGTTGAGATCAAGCTGACGATGGCCCAGCTAAAAATTGCTCAAGGTATCTAGTGTCCTCTTTTGTTGGGAAGTGTCTGCACATGATAATGGTAGAAGGGGTAAGAAAATCAGACTTCAGGGCAATCTTTGCTGCAGTGACTGTTGTGACAGGGGTGCAGAGCAGAGATACTTTCAGTCAGGGAATACGTATATTTAGCTATGGCAGGATGCTTATAGCTTAATGCTGTAGCTATATAGCTTAATGCTTTTAGGTTGATGTCTGGATACACAGGCTCCACAGATTGCTGGCAGAAATGCCCTCAGGCTCTGTGAATGATATG from Aphelocoma coerulescens isolate FSJ_1873_10779 chromosome 4, UR_Acoe_1.0, whole genome shotgun sequence encodes the following:
- the SRP72 gene encoding signal recognition particle subunit SRP72 — encoded protein: MAAAAGAAAAAGLWSEVNRCGQNGDFARALKSVNKILQINKDDVTALQCKVVCLIQNGNFKEALGVINTHTKVLTSDVIAFEKAYCEYRLNRIESALKTIQSASQQTDKLKELYGQVLYRLERYDDCLAAYRDLIRNSQDEYEEERKTNLSAVVAAQSTWEKVVPEDLGLREATYELCYNSACALIGQGKLNEAMKKLQKAEELCRQSLSEDSDVTEEDIEAELAIIHGQMAYIMQLQGRTEDALQLYNQIIKLKPTDVGLLAVIANNIITINKDQNVFDSKKKVKLTNAEGVEHKLSKKQLQAIEFNKALLAMYTNQADQCRKLSASLQSQSPEHLLPVLIQAAQLCREKQHAKAVGLLQDFADQHPANAVEIKLTMAQLKIAQGSVTKACMILRSIEELQHKPGMVSALVTMYSHEEDIDSAIEVFTQAIQWYQQYQPKSPVHLSLIREAANFKLKHGRKKEAISDLEELWKQNPKDVHTLAQLISAYSLVDPEKAKVLSKHLPSSDTMSLKVDVDALENSHGATYVRKKAGKLTGDNQQKEQGQGEVKKKKKKKKGKLPKNYDPKVTPDPERWLPMRERSYYRGRKKGKKKDQVGKGTQGSTTTGSSELDASRTASSPPTSPRPGSGAAVSATSNVIPPRHQKPAGAPATKKKQQQKKKKGAKGGW
- the LEPROTL1 gene encoding leptin receptor overlapping transcript-like 1, with the protein product MAGIKALISLSFGGAVGLMFLMLGCALPQYNQYWPLFVLFFYILSPIPYCIARRLVDDTDATSNACKELAIFLTTGIVVSAFGLPIVFARAELIYWGACALVLTGNTVIFATILGFFLVFGSNDDFSWQQW